In Tachypleus tridentatus isolate NWPU-2018 chromosome 7, ASM421037v1, whole genome shotgun sequence, a genomic segment contains:
- the LOC143254976 gene encoding uncharacterized protein LOC143254976 isoform X2 — protein MATSAIKFAFLLVAMVVILGATSARKQKDQGIPKFKQLFCHPKITDSTRLQRLNCVKNNLPSQLAQAWEDCSATKFPGAEPLQYIKQMCNDNNKLKEMFVCVTEKLANGEVDIASLKKGLKLQPCLQMKG, from the exons ATGGCAACATCGGCTATTAAGTTCGCCTTTCTTCTGGTAGCGATGGTGGTAATTCTTGGTGCCACTTCAGCGAGAAAGCAAAAGGATCAAGGCATTCCAAAATTTAAACAGCTGTTTTGTC acccAAAAATTACCGACAGCACTAGACTACAGAGGTTAAATTGTGTTAAGAACAACCTTCCAAGCCAG CTTGCACAAGCGTGGGAAGACTGCAGCGCCACCAAGTTTCCTGGTGCTGAACCACTACAGTATATCAAACAGATGTGTAATGATAACAACAAGTTGAAAGAG ATGTTTGTTTGCGTCACAGAGAAACTA gCTAATGGTGAAGTGGATATTGCGTCTCTGAAAAAGGGTCTAAAGTTACAG CCCTGCCTACAAATGAAAGGATAA
- the LOC143254976 gene encoding uncharacterized protein LOC143254976 isoform X1 — MATSAIKFAFLLVAMVVILGATSARKQKDQGIPKFKQLFCHPKITDSTRLQRLNCVKNNLPSQLAQAWEDCSATKFPGAEPLQYIKQMCNDNNKLKEMFVCVTEKLANGEVDIASLKKGLKLQNLRIRDPFTVT, encoded by the exons ATGGCAACATCGGCTATTAAGTTCGCCTTTCTTCTGGTAGCGATGGTGGTAATTCTTGGTGCCACTTCAGCGAGAAAGCAAAAGGATCAAGGCATTCCAAAATTTAAACAGCTGTTTTGTC acccAAAAATTACCGACAGCACTAGACTACAGAGGTTAAATTGTGTTAAGAACAACCTTCCAAGCCAG CTTGCACAAGCGTGGGAAGACTGCAGCGCCACCAAGTTTCCTGGTGCTGAACCACTACAGTATATCAAACAGATGTGTAATGATAACAACAAGTTGAAAGAG ATGTTTGTTTGCGTCACAGAGAAACTA gCTAATGGTGAAGTGGATATTGCGTCTCTGAAAAAGGGTCTAAAGTTACAG AACCTTCGAATTAGAGATCCTTTTACCGTCACGTGA